The genomic region TGCCAGTTCAGACAAATTCTTCCCGTTTGATGAAGCCGCTATCGAGGCGATAATCTCTCAACTCGTCGAGATAACGCCTCGTAAGGTCGTCAACGTCATGCAGCAGGTGATCGAAGAAGCTCGCCTCGCGGGAGTCGACCCGCAAAAGGAGCGGATATCGATCGAGACCCTGGACGACCGAGAAATCATGGACGAGGTCTTTGGCGAAGGCGGATTGATGTAGCCCGCCGTCCGGGCGGCATGTCTCCTGTACTGATTCATGCTCGAGCAGAGCTCCTCAGCAATATTCGACCAGGGATGGGGCCTGAACGGCTTCATCGCCGTAGCGAACGCGGTCAACCTCGGTTGCATAGATGAACTCTGTTCCGCCGCTTGCGAAGCTGTAGCCGTTGCAGCTCAACACAGCCCGTCTGTCTGGCTGTCGTGCGCCACATCCCAACAAGACGTCAGTCGCGAACTCGTAATTGAGCTGTTGGAAGAGGACGAAGCAGCACACATCCTAGCACAGGAGTATCTGGCTGGTGTCAGCGGAATCCTGGGCCACAATTCAGCTCCTCTGACCCCATCATATTTCCTGGAAGTTCTGCGCGAATGGGCTGAAGGTGACATAGAGCTCACCGCAGCGTGGATTTCGATCTACCGACACACTTGGCGTATCGAGCGCGACTACAGGCTGCTCGGACTGACATTGCTTGCGCCTTTCTGCTTGTTGCTTCTCGAGCCAGAGCTCGATTGGCGCAGTTTGGATCTGGTCTTTTTGGACATTGCGGATCAAGCCCGAGACGGCCCAGTCACGCTGGCTGGCATTGCTTCCGAATATGAAAATCTAGGTGTCATCGCGTCGCTTGATCTGCTGCACTTCGCGGCACTGAATCATCCCAAATTAATCACCGTACCTGCCGAAGATCTAATCGTAGATCAGCTTTACCGGGCCGTTCCGATTGCACATTTGGCGAAGCACATTCTGGCGAAGAGCAAATACGTCGTGTTTCCGCAGAACAGCTGGAGAAGCACGCGTGAAGTGCTGCAGCGGAAGTGCGAGATCAACAGGGAAGGTTTGTATGGCTTCTTCGCTCACTGGGGAGCCGAACAACAGTTGGCATTGTGCATCCTCGAAGAGCTGGTTTCAAAGATTTGGTCGGAGAGCATTCACTGCTGCAATGAGGTCCAAGGACTCCCCGCACCCGTTGAGGCAGCTATCGTTGACTGCCTAAAGCGAGAGAGTCGCGTTCTCTCGCGGGGCGAACTGATGTCGTTATTGCACGCAGATCGCATTGATCTCGACCCTCTAGAACTGGGTCCTGGTCGCATACTCGCGTATGTTCCCGGTCCGCGGTTCGCTTCCTCTAAGACCTGCTTGTACGTTTTGAGCGAGTGGGTGCAGGACGCGCACCATTCCCGGAACCGGATCTCGGCCACTCGAGTAATTACCCCGCGTCGCCATAAAGATGTCAGTTTCAGCGAAGCGGATTGCAAAGCTGCGCTCGCACGAGATCCGGTCTATTTAGCATTGGGCGCCACTTGCACCCGCCGCTTAGCTCGTTCCATTGCCATCAGGCTCCTGAACCAACCCACAGAGCCGTATTATCTAAATAAGATGGCGGGAACCGTTGAGCGTTTCCTCGCCTCGGAGATGGAGCCGCTGGGCGGAGGACTACTGGTAGACGAACGTTGGCACGAGATTCTGACTACTTTTGAGAAGCCGGCTCGTCAGCGCTCCCTCGTTATGAAGACTCTGCGGTCTATCGCATCACGGTACAACGACAGTGATCGCCAAGCGGCCGCAGCCACGCTCTTGAAGGACCTCAGCACGACTTTGCACTAGTTAAGGTCCCAAGTTGCTCCAGTCCTTCTCGGGATCCGTGTGCTCCAGCGAGAGACATACCGCGAATGCTCTCCCGCGCGTTCAAGCCTACCCCGAAGCTGAGATCAGCCGCACTTGTTTGAATGTTCTGGGGGCCCATTTGGGGGCCTTTCGCAAGCTCACATTACGAATAGCCTATGAAGGCAACTACTTACGCTAGGACCGCGAGTCCTCTCCTGGCACCATCATCGAACCCGAAATGCCGGGGCATTTCGAAGGTTCGATGATCCGCCGGACGGCGACCAATCCGGCCGCGACCTAAAATGGGAAGTAAATCTGGATCGCCACGACCGCCGCCGCCCAGGTAATGAGGTTGAGCGGAAGCCCGATCTTCAGGAAGTCGAGATAGCTGTAGCCGCCCATTTGGTAGACGAGCACGTTGGTCTGGTAGCCGAACGGCGTCGCGAATGCCGCGCTGGCGGCGACCATCACAGCCACGAGGAACGGCCGCGGGCTCACCGAGAATGCATCCGCCATCGATACCGCGACGGGCGTGAATAGCACCGCCACGGTCGCGTTCGACAGAAGCTCGGTTGCGAACAGCGTTACGCCGTAAAGGATGATCAGCGCGAGTAGCGGGCTCATCCCCTCCATGGTTCCGATGAGCGCGTGCGTTGCCGATTCAGCAAGGCCCGTCTGGTCGAGCGCAATTCCCAAAACGACCATTCCGGCGATCAGCATCAGCACCTCCGGCCGCAATCCGCGATAGGCTTCGTCGGCGGTGATCACCCGCATCAGGATCAGCAGTACCGCGCCAGCGAACGCCGCCGCGGCGATCGGTGCGACGTTGAAGCTGGCGAGCGCAACGACGCCGACGAACGTCAGAGACGAGGCCAGCGCCGCCCAGGGTCGAAGCTCCGATTTCTTCGCGAAGGGGCCCGCGCGCCCCACGAGTCCTCCGGCAAGACCCGGTTCCCGGAAATCCTCGGCCTTGCTCACGGCTTCATCGACGTCCGAAGCGCCGTTTTCACCGGCCTTGATCAGCTTCGAGGTGAAGAAGAACAGGTAAAGTCCGCCGGCAATCGACACCGCCAGCCCAACCGGAGTGATCTCGAACATCCCGAACCGCGGCTGGCCGGCAACGGTCGCCATGTCGTTGACCAGCAGGTTGGTCGACGTTCCGATCAGGGTGCAGCAGCCGCCGAGGACGGCGGCGTAGGACAAGGGAATGAGGTAGCATTTGGGCGACCGATTGAGCGATTTCGCAACGTCGCGGACAACCGGAGCGCCAAGCACGACGATCGGCGTATTGTTGAGGAAGGCGGAGGCTGCCCCGGCAAGGCCGATCAGCACCCAGAGGCCCGCGACTCCGATCCGGCGGCACAAGGCGACTAGCTTGCCGATCGCTGCGTCCAGCAATCCCGACAGCTCCATCGCGTAGGCAATGACAAACAAGGACGCGAGGGCAATGATCGCGGGGCTCGCGAACGCTCCTTCGACCTCCACCGGGCGAACCACTCCGGCCATCAACAGGACGGCCGCCCCGGCGAGGGCGACGATATCCGCCCGCATCTTGTCCTGGATCAGCGCCGCAACCACCGCGGCCAGGACCAGCAAGGTGATGATCTGCTCCAGGGTCACTCTTTGCTCGTCCGCTTCACCGTGGTCCCGGGCCTGGCCAAGACCGTAACTACGAACCCGCGGTGGACATTCAGGTCGGCGATTGTGCTATCCCCTGCTGATGCTGACGAAGCGCCATCGACGCTCAGCCGCATTGATTGCCGCTTGCCTCGCGGCTTGTGCATGCGGCGGACCCGCGAGCCAAGACAACGCCTCCGCCAATACGGCGAACACTGCACAACAGCAGGCGGTTCCCGAGCTTCCCATCCCAGCTGCCGAGGCAATTCTGGGCCGCGAGCAACTGCTGCTTGCGGCGCAGCGTGCGGCGAGCGACTTCGCGGTAGGGGTGGACGATGCCCAACGCCAAAAGGAGCTGGCCGGGAGTAAGTTTGAGTTCCGCATGCGCTTTGGCTGCGACGGCCCTTCGCAAGAAGAGGCCGGATCGCTGGGCTGGAGCCTGAGCGAGGAGAGCCGCGCGCTCAAAGTCCGGGCGACGCCGACGCTGTCCGCCGCTGATGCCCCGGTCAAGGCCATTGCCGGCCAGGCGTTCGAGGCAGTGGAGGGCTTTTGGATTCGCGAGCCGTGGCTTTTGACGGCTGCCTGCCCGCAGGCCGGAACGGAACCGGAGAAAAGGTCCCAGCAGGACCAAGGGGCTGCGGGCGTTCCCCAGACTGTCGGAATCGCTCAATTTTTCGCTGCCCGCGGCGCGCGAACCGTTCGCCGCTCCGGCCGGGCCTATGAAGCGACCACGAAATTGGACGAGGGCGATCAGCCGAGTGGAGGCTTCGACCTCGTGCTAAGAGGCCGCCTCGTCGCGCTGCCAAACGGTCGGGTCATCGCATGCAGGGTGGCAGAATCGGGTCGGCCCAGCTGCGTGATCTCGGTCGAGTTCAGCAAGGTTTCGATCGAGCGAGCCGACACGCACGAGCAGCTCGCGCAATGGGGCCCAAGTTGACGCTCTACAGCCTCGGCGACCTCTCGCCTGCCCTGGCAGACGGCGCCTGGGCCGCGCCTTCCGCAGACCTGATCGGCGACGTCCGGATGGCCGGGCGGGCAAGCGTCTGGTTCGGAGCCGTGATCCGCGCCGACAACACTCCGATCCTCATCGGCGAGGAGAGCAACGTCCAGGACGGCGCGGTCGGCCATTCCGACCCTGGCGCGCCGCTGACCATCGGCGCCCGGGTAACGATCGGCCATCAGGCGGTCGTCCACGGATGCACCATCGCCGACCACTGCCTGATCGGAATGGGCGCCCGGATCCTCAACGGCGCGGTGATCGGCCCCGAATGCCTGGTCGGAGCAGGAGCCCTCATCACCGAAGGAAAGAGCTTCGAGGGCGGGAGCCTGATCGTCGGCGTTCCCGCTCGCGTGTTGCGCCCGCTGACCATCGAAGAGAGGGCCGCCATCCGGGTTTCCGCCGCCCATTACGCGGAAAAGGCGGCGCGCTACGCTGCGGAGCTACAGCGCGTCTAGACGCCTCCGCGCGCGGCGCTAAAGCTGCCGCCCACCCATGTGGCAACTCTATCAATTCCCGCTCTGTCCGTTTTCCCGCAAGGTCCGGCTGGTCCTCGCCGAAAAAGCCATCGCTCACGAGCTGGTGAGGGAGAATCCGTGGGAGAAGCGCGACGAGTTCGTCGACCTCAATCCGGCGGGCGAAACCCCGGTGATGGTTGACGCCGAAGCGGGGATCACCCTGATCGGAAGCCAGCCGATCGTCGAATATCTCGACGAGACGGTCGAGAAGATGCCGATGATCCACGGCAATGCGACCCTCCGCGCCGAGATCAGGCGGCTGGTCGAATGGTTCGATGAGAAACTGTACCGCGAGGTGGTCGAGCCGCTGATGAACGAGCGGATGCGCAAGCGGCTGGTCAGCCGCGAAAGCCCGGACACGCGCGTGCTTCGCGATTCGATGCGTATCGCCAACGGCCATCTCGATTATCTCGATTATCTGCTCGACCACCGCCGTTGGCTGGCCGGGCCCGGCCTCAGCCTTGCGGACTTCACCGCCGCCGCTCAACTCAGCGTCATCGACTATCTCGGTGCAGTCGACTGGCGAGGACACCAGCAGACTAAGGACTGGTATGCGGTGATGAAATCCAGGCCCTGCTTCCGTCCGCTTCTGGGTGAGCGGATGGAAGTGATCGTCCCGCCGCAGCATTACGACAAGGTCGACTTCTAACTGGGGAGCCAAAAGCCGATGACCGTAGCCGACGCCACGCCCGACTATGAAGTCGGCACTCACGACGACCGCGCCTTCCTCGGCCATCCAAAGGGCCTCGGCTTCCTCGGCTTCACCGAAGGATGCGAGCGCTTCTCTTATTATTCCATGCAGACGCTGCTCACGCTCTACATGGTCAATTACCTGCTGCTCCCGGGGCAGATCGAAAATGTGACCGGTCTCGCCTGGCTCCGAAGCTGGCATTATCCAGGGCTGGAGGGGCAGCCGCTCTCCTCCGCGATCTTCGGCGACTATACTTCGCTCGTCTATCTGATGCCGATCCTCGGCGGGATCATCGCCGACAAGTTCACCGGCCGGAAAGTCGCGCTGATCGCGGGAGGGCTGGTCATGGCGCTCGGCCATTTCCTGATGGCGATCGAAGGCGCCTTCCTGTTCGCGCTTCTATCGCTGATCGTCGGGGTCGGGCTGTTCAAGGGCAATATCGCCACGCAGGTCGGCGAGCTCTATGCGGAGAACGACCTTCGCCGGGCGATGGCGTTCCAGATCTTCTATATCTTCATCAACGTCAGCGTCATCGCCGCTCCGCTCGTCTCCGGCACCCTGGGGCAGAAGGTCGGCTGGCATTATGGCTTCGGCTGCGCCGGCGTGGTGATGGTCTTCGGGCTGATGATTTACTTGTGGGGGCAGAAGACCCTTCCACGCGACCTTGAGGTGGCCAACCGCGACCGCAACACTCTGGTCGGCCGCGTCGTCGCCGGCGCCGTCGGAATCGCGGCGCTGGTCGTCGTCTGGCTGTTGATCTCCGGAATCCTGTTTTCGTCCTGGATCATCGGTACGATCAGCGCGCTCGTGATGATAGGCGCGCTCTACATGTACCTGACGCGCAATCTGGATGCGCAGGACAGGTTCAAGGTGCTGACCCTGTGCATCCTCATCCCGGTGCTCGCGATTTCGCTGCTCACCAATCAG from Sphingomonas anseongensis harbors:
- a CDS encoding glutathione S-transferase family protein, yielding MWQLYQFPLCPFSRKVRLVLAEKAIAHELVRENPWEKRDEFVDLNPAGETPVMVDAEAGITLIGSQPIVEYLDETVEKMPMIHGNATLRAEIRRLVEWFDEKLYREVVEPLMNERMRKRLVSRESPDTRVLRDSMRIANGHLDYLDYLLDHRRWLAGPGLSLADFTAAAQLSVIDYLGAVDWRGHQQTKDWYAVMKSRPCFRPLLGERMEVIVPPQHYDKVDF
- a CDS encoding gamma carbonic anhydrase family protein; this translates as MGPKLTLYSLGDLSPALADGAWAAPSADLIGDVRMAGRASVWFGAVIRADNTPILIGEESNVQDGAVGHSDPGAPLTIGARVTIGHQAVVHGCTIADHCLIGMGARILNGAVIGPECLVGAGALITEGKSFEGGSLIVGVPARVLRPLTIEERAAIRVSAAHYAEKAARYAAELQRV
- a CDS encoding SLC13 family permease, coding for MTLEQIITLLVLAAVVAALIQDKMRADIVALAGAAVLLMAGVVRPVEVEGAFASPAIIALASLFVIAYAMELSGLLDAAIGKLVALCRRIGVAGLWVLIGLAGAASAFLNNTPIVVLGAPVVRDVAKSLNRSPKCYLIPLSYAAVLGGCCTLIGTSTNLLVNDMATVAGQPRFGMFEITPVGLAVSIAGGLYLFFFTSKLIKAGENGASDVDEAVSKAEDFREPGLAGGLVGRAGPFAKKSELRPWAALASSLTFVGVVALASFNVAPIAAAAFAGAVLLILMRVITADEAYRGLRPEVLMLIAGMVVLGIALDQTGLAESATHALIGTMEGMSPLLALIILYGVTLFATELLSNATVAVLFTPVAVSMADAFSVSPRPFLVAVMVAASAAFATPFGYQTNVLVYQMGGYSYLDFLKIGLPLNLITWAAAVVAIQIYFPF
- a CDS encoding peptide MFS transporter, whose product is MTVADATPDYEVGTHDDRAFLGHPKGLGFLGFTEGCERFSYYSMQTLLTLYMVNYLLLPGQIENVTGLAWLRSWHYPGLEGQPLSSAIFGDYTSLVYLMPILGGIIADKFTGRKVALIAGGLVMALGHFLMAIEGAFLFALLSLIVGVGLFKGNIATQVGELYAENDLRRAMAFQIFYIFINVSVIAAPLVSGTLGQKVGWHYGFGCAGVVMVFGLMIYLWGQKTLPRDLEVANRDRNTLVGRVVAGAVGIAALVVVWLLISGILFSSWIIGTISALVMIGALYMYLTRNLDAQDRFKVLTLCILIPVLAISLLTNQEIFNAYLVWGDQHFNLKFMSYTMPSSWLITLDAILSFSMLVAVAGFWKWWSLNHREPDEVSKMIIGSLFTIAGGVCLFLAALTQGEGAKIGLFWPFMFHLLNSIGFAHILPISLALFTKIAPRQITATVIGLYYLSFFAANKVVGYVGGLYSTLPTTTFWLLHVASAGVGLIAFAIFKVALGKRMQNSAADQARALS